Proteins from a genomic interval of Kitasatospora kifunensis:
- a CDS encoding 8-oxoguanine deaminase, which yields MAVQPPPDDQRIVIENVAIATVDADDTEYARGHVVIKGNLIESVGDGPAPAWLDNVVRRINGEGHLVTPGLVNTHHHFYQWITRGLAQDNILFDWLVALYPTWARIDDRLVHAATLGSAAALLKSGCTTASDHHYVFPKGGGDILGASIEAVQSLGLRFTALRGSMDRSQKDGGLPPDHAVESTEEILIASEAAVDRWHDASFGSMLHVAIAPCSPFSVSTELLREAAVLARRKGVRLHTHGSETAEEEQFCKELFGMGPTDYFESTGWLGEDVWMAHCVHMNDSDIAKFAETGTGVAHCPSSNARLAAGIARVPDMLKAGVPVGLGVDGTASNESGELGTELRNALLINRLHGRPDALTARGALRLGTMGGARVLGRQNEIGSIEAGKLADLALWKVDGLMHSSIADPVAALTMGALPPLTALFVNGNAVVEKDTLTTVNEDQIALACARAAKELAARD from the coding sequence ATGGCAGTCCAGCCTCCTCCCGATGACCAGCGGATCGTGATCGAGAACGTCGCGATCGCCACCGTCGACGCCGACGACACCGAGTACGCCCGCGGCCACGTGGTGATCAAGGGCAACCTGATCGAGTCGGTCGGTGACGGTCCCGCGCCGGCGTGGCTGGACAACGTGGTACGCCGGATCAACGGCGAGGGCCACCTGGTCACCCCGGGCCTGGTCAACACCCATCACCACTTCTACCAGTGGATCACCCGGGGCCTGGCCCAGGACAACATCCTGTTCGACTGGCTGGTCGCGCTCTACCCGACCTGGGCCAGGATCGACGACCGGCTGGTGCACGCCGCCACCCTCGGCTCGGCGGCCGCGCTGCTCAAGTCGGGCTGCACCACCGCCAGCGACCACCACTACGTCTTCCCCAAGGGCGGCGGCGACATCCTGGGCGCCTCCATCGAGGCCGTCCAGTCGCTGGGCCTGCGCTTCACCGCGCTGCGCGGCTCGATGGACCGCAGCCAGAAGGACGGCGGCCTGCCGCCGGACCACGCGGTCGAGAGCACCGAGGAGATCCTGATCGCCTCCGAGGCGGCCGTGGACCGGTGGCACGACGCCTCCTTCGGCTCGATGCTGCACGTCGCGATCGCGCCCTGCTCGCCGTTCTCGGTCTCCACCGAACTGCTGCGCGAGGCCGCCGTGCTGGCCCGGCGCAAGGGCGTGCGGCTGCACACCCACGGCTCGGAGACGGCCGAGGAGGAGCAGTTCTGCAAGGAGCTGTTCGGCATGGGCCCCACCGACTACTTCGAGTCCACCGGCTGGCTGGGCGAGGACGTCTGGATGGCGCACTGCGTGCACATGAACGACTCCGACATCGCCAAGTTCGCCGAGACCGGCACCGGGGTGGCGCACTGCCCCTCCTCCAACGCGCGCCTGGCGGCCGGCATCGCCCGGGTACCGGACATGCTCAAGGCCGGGGTGCCGGTGGGCCTGGGCGTGGACGGCACCGCCTCCAACGAGTCCGGTGAACTCGGCACCGAGCTGCGCAACGCGCTGCTGATCAACCGCCTGCACGGCCGCCCCGACGCGCTGACCGCGCGCGGTGCGCTGCGCCTGGGCACCATGGGCGGCGCCCGGGTGCTGGGGCGCCAGAACGAGATCGGCTCGATCGAGGCGGGCAAGCTCGCCGACCTGGCGCTGTGGAAGGTCGACGGCCTCATGCACTCCTCGATCGCCGACCCGGTGGCCGCGCTGACCATGGGCGCCCTGCCGCCGCTGACCGCGCTCTTCGTCAACGGCAACGCCGTGGTGGAGAAGGACACCTTGACCACCGTCAACGAGGACCAGATCGCGCTGGCCTGCGCCCGGGCCGCCAAGGAGCTGGCCGCCCGGGACTGA
- the pucL gene encoding factor-independent urate hydroxylase, with protein MAHVLGQNQYGKAENRIVRVYRDSTRHEIKDLNVSVALQGDFEDVHLTGSNANCLPTDTTKNTVYAFAKEYGIESAEAFGITLARHFVDDTERGVVHSARIRIEEYSWNRIKTPDNTSRFIGSEEVGHSFVRDGGEIRTSEIVYDGESVQVISGLKDLIVMNTTNSEFWGYIKDKYTTLQEAYDRILATQVTARWAYNYRGQDGEAQPNWNRSYQHVRRHLLEAFAETYSYSLQQTLHAMGTRVLNNRAEVDEVRLELPNKHHFLVDLTPFDLKNENEVYYAADRMYGLIEGTVHREGVTPVIPVV; from the coding sequence ATGGCCCACGTGCTCGGTCAGAACCAGTACGGCAAGGCGGAGAACCGCATCGTCCGGGTCTACCGTGACAGCACCCGTCACGAGATCAAGGACCTCAACGTCTCGGTCGCCCTCCAGGGCGACTTCGAGGACGTCCACCTCACCGGCTCGAACGCCAACTGCCTGCCCACCGACACCACCAAGAACACCGTCTACGCCTTCGCCAAGGAGTACGGCATCGAGTCGGCCGAGGCGTTCGGCATCACCCTGGCGCGGCACTTCGTCGACGACACCGAGCGCGGCGTGGTGCACAGCGCCCGGATCCGGATCGAGGAGTACTCCTGGAACCGGATCAAGACCCCGGACAACACCTCGCGCTTCATCGGCTCGGAGGAGGTCGGCCACTCCTTCGTACGCGACGGCGGCGAGATCCGCACCAGCGAGATCGTCTACGACGGCGAGAGCGTCCAGGTGATCTCCGGCCTCAAGGACCTGATCGTGATGAACACGACCAACTCCGAGTTCTGGGGCTACATCAAGGACAAGTACACCACCCTGCAGGAGGCCTACGACCGGATCCTGGCCACCCAGGTGACCGCTCGCTGGGCCTACAACTACCGCGGCCAGGACGGCGAGGCCCAGCCGAACTGGAACCGCAGCTACCAGCACGTGCGCCGCCACCTGCTGGAGGCCTTCGCCGAGACCTACTCCTACTCGCTGCAGCAGACCCTGCACGCGATGGGCACCCGGGTGCTGAACAACCGCGCCGAGGTGGACGAGGTCCGCCTGGAGCTGCCGAACAAGCACCACTTCCTGGTCGACCTCACGCCCTTCGACCTGAAGAACGAGAACGAGGTCTACTACGCCGCCGACCGTATGTACGGCCTGATCGAGGGCACCGTGCACCGCGAGGGCGTCACCCCGGTCATCCCGGTCGTCTGA
- the uraH gene encoding hydroxyisourate hydrolase, translating to MTGISTHVLDTSLGRPAEGVPVELALTTEGGWQVLGTCATDSDGRAKDLPAVEAGSVVRLRFDTAAYYARTKSSETPFFPEVSIVFTVAPAQHHYHVPLLLNPFGYSVYRGS from the coding sequence ATGACTGGCATCTCCACCCACGTGCTCGACACCAGCCTCGGCCGCCCGGCCGAGGGCGTTCCGGTCGAGCTCGCACTCACTACCGAGGGTGGCTGGCAGGTGCTCGGCACCTGCGCCACGGACTCCGACGGCCGGGCCAAGGACCTGCCGGCCGTGGAGGCGGGCTCGGTCGTCCGGCTCCGCTTCGACACCGCCGCCTACTACGCGCGGACCAAGTCCAGCGAGACGCCGTTCTTCCCCGAGGTCTCGATCGTCTTCACGGTCGCGCCCGCGCAGCACCACTACCACGTGCCGTTGCTGCTGAACCCGTTCGGATATTCCGTCTACCGCGGAAGCTAG
- the uraD gene encoding 2-oxo-4-hydroxy-4-carboxy-5-ureidoimidazoline decarboxylase encodes MTNHPHASTDATGALAALAAAPDAELKRALLEVCSSPRWAAAVAGHRPFPDRSALLAANKAAMQELTVTDLNDAMAGHARIGKPKAGDSTSEREQAGIQGVDQALLAELHEANTAYEAKFGHVFLICATGRTAATMLAALRERYPNDPATEAEIVRGELRKINDIRLNRMLDEPQN; translated from the coding sequence GTGACCAACCACCCCCACGCGTCCACTGACGCGACCGGCGCCCTGGCGGCGCTGGCCGCGGCCCCGGACGCCGAGCTGAAGCGGGCGCTGCTCGAAGTCTGCTCCAGCCCCCGCTGGGCCGCCGCCGTCGCCGGCCACCGGCCCTTCCCCGACCGCTCAGCCCTCCTGGCCGCCAACAAGGCGGCGATGCAAGAACTGACGGTCACCGACCTGAACGACGCGATGGCCGGCCACGCCCGGATCGGCAAGCCCAAGGCGGGCGACAGCACCTCCGAGCGCGAGCAGGCCGGCATCCAGGGAGTGGACCAAGCACTCCTGGCCGAACTGCACGAGGCCAACACCGCCTACGAGGCGAAGTTCGGCCATGTGTTCCTGATCTGCGCCACCGGGCGCACCGCGGCCACCATGCTCGCCGCACTGCGCGAGCGCTACCCCAACGACCCGGCCACCGAGGCCGAGATCGTCCGGGGCGAGCTGCGCAAGATCAACGACATCCGGCTCAACCGCATGCTGGACGAGCCTCAAAACTGA
- a CDS encoding helix-turn-helix domain-containing protein encodes MSDALEHPLTRAIKPLLDAVGATPLALDEAKPDDVVLEWDGHPALAVRLPHLSSALDRLLAEMTRQFDGRPLSELDRLEKQHVVALLEERGAFTVRHGVETVASALGVSRFTVYNYLNRQVEGPKAN; translated from the coding sequence GTGAGCGACGCCCTGGAACACCCGCTCACCCGAGCGATAAAGCCGCTGCTGGACGCCGTCGGCGCCACCCCGCTCGCCCTCGACGAGGCGAAGCCGGACGACGTGGTGCTGGAGTGGGACGGCCACCCGGCGCTCGCCGTTCGACTGCCCCACCTGAGCAGCGCACTCGACCGCCTGCTGGCCGAGATGACCCGCCAGTTCGACGGCCGCCCGCTCAGCGAGCTCGACCGCCTGGAGAAGCAGCACGTGGTCGCCCTGCTGGAGGAGCGCGGCGCCTTCACCGTGCGGCACGGTGTGGAGACGGTGGCCTCCGCCCTGGGCGTCAGCCGGTTCACGGTGTACAACTACCTCAACCGCCAGGTCGAGGGGCCGAAGGCCAACTGA
- a CDS encoding thiamine-binding protein, whose product MVEFTTEPFELVTFPDHAAAARRVVDEAGLAVSVGPFGTSAEGEAEQVLAAVSRLLHDTLDAGASRISVQVSVLPEEKSTESKSTEAKSTTEAPEGVDTQ is encoded by the coding sequence ATGGTGGAGTTCACGACAGAACCGTTCGAATTGGTCACCTTCCCCGACCACGCCGCGGCCGCCCGCCGCGTGGTCGACGAGGCCGGCCTGGCCGTCTCGGTCGGCCCCTTCGGGACCAGCGCCGAAGGCGAGGCCGAGCAGGTGCTCGCCGCGGTCTCCCGACTGCTGCACGACACCCTGGACGCCGGCGCGAGCCGGATCTCGGTCCAGGTCAGCGTGCTCCCCGAGGAGAAGAGCACCGAGTCGAAGAGCACCGAGGCGAAGAGCACGACCGAGGCGCCCGAAGGAGTGGATACGCAGTGA
- a CDS encoding hydroxypyruvate isomerase family protein, producing the protein MRDVTAASEHSYTINLSILFSELPLLERPAAAAAAGFTAAELWWPFGTETTPSEGELTALRKAFGDAGLQLTGLNVLDDLTVGAKGTASVPAERERFRANLPVATALAQSLGAGALNALYGNRVEGVPAAEQDALALENLTLAAQAAHSIGAILLIEALNRVDAPDYPLHTAKAAVEVVDRINAATGLGNAKFLCDFYHLAVNGEDLAAVIDDYADRIGHVQIADNPGRNEPGTGRLDFEDLLGRLTAAGYTGRIGLEYKPAGGVSADSFGWLPRELRAG; encoded by the coding sequence GTGAGGGACGTGACAGCCGCTTCCGAGCACAGCTACACGATCAACCTGTCGATCCTGTTCAGTGAACTCCCGTTGCTGGAGCGCCCCGCCGCCGCGGCCGCCGCCGGGTTCACCGCAGCCGAGCTGTGGTGGCCGTTCGGCACCGAGACCACGCCGTCCGAGGGTGAGCTGACCGCGCTGCGCAAGGCCTTCGGCGACGCCGGCCTCCAGCTCACCGGCCTGAACGTGTTGGACGACCTCACGGTCGGTGCCAAGGGCACCGCCTCGGTGCCCGCCGAGCGCGAGCGGTTCCGGGCGAACCTCCCGGTCGCCACCGCGCTCGCCCAGTCGCTGGGAGCCGGCGCGCTCAACGCGCTCTACGGCAACCGGGTCGAGGGCGTCCCGGCGGCGGAGCAGGACGCGCTCGCGCTGGAGAACCTGACCCTCGCCGCCCAGGCCGCGCACTCGATCGGCGCGATCCTGCTGATCGAGGCGCTGAACCGGGTGGACGCACCGGACTATCCGCTGCACACCGCCAAGGCCGCCGTCGAGGTGGTCGACCGGATCAACGCCGCCACCGGGCTCGGCAACGCCAAGTTCCTCTGCGACTTCTACCACCTGGCCGTCAACGGTGAGGACCTGGCCGCGGTCATCGACGACTACGCCGACCGGATCGGTCACGTGCAGATCGCGGACAACCCGGGGCGCAACGAACCCGGCACCGGCCGACTGGACTTCGAGGACCTGCTGGGCCGCCTGACCGCGGCCGGGTACACGGGCCGGATCGGCCTGGAGTACAAGCCCGCCGGCGGCGTGAGCGCCGACAGCTTCGGCTGGCTGCCGCGCGAGCTGCGCGCGGGCTGA
- a CDS encoding 2-hydroxy-3-oxopropionate reductase, which yields MSASRKIAFIGLGIMGSPMAANLVKAGHHVTGFNLTQPQIDALVAAGGHGASSIAQAVRDAEVVITMVPADPQVEQVILGEGGVLEHAKPGSLVIDMSSITPQTSIKVEAAAKEKGIRTLDAPVSGGEAGAVEAVLSIMVGGAAEDFAEAKPLFDALGTTVIHVGPTGAGQTVKAANQLIVAVNIQVVAEAVVFLENAGVDLPAALDVLAGGLAGSTVLNRKKANMVERQFAPGFRIDLHHKDMGIVTAAARAVEAPLPVGSLVAQLVASARANGDGSLDHSALLRGVERLAGREVK from the coding sequence ATGAGCGCCTCCCGCAAGATCGCCTTCATCGGCCTCGGCATCATGGGCAGCCCGATGGCCGCCAACCTGGTCAAGGCAGGGCACCACGTCACCGGCTTCAACCTGACCCAGCCGCAGATCGACGCCCTGGTGGCGGCCGGCGGCCACGGCGCGAGCAGCATCGCGCAGGCGGTGCGGGACGCCGAGGTGGTCATCACCATGGTCCCCGCCGACCCGCAGGTCGAGCAGGTCATCCTCGGCGAGGGCGGTGTGCTGGAGCACGCCAAGCCCGGCAGCCTGGTGATCGACATGTCCTCGATCACCCCGCAGACCTCGATCAAGGTCGAGGCCGCGGCCAAGGAGAAGGGCATCCGCACCCTGGACGCCCCGGTCTCCGGTGGCGAGGCCGGCGCGGTCGAGGCAGTGCTCTCGATCATGGTCGGTGGCGCGGCCGAGGACTTCGCCGAGGCCAAGCCGCTCTTCGACGCGCTCGGCACCACGGTGATCCACGTCGGTCCCACCGGCGCCGGCCAGACGGTCAAGGCCGCCAACCAGCTGATCGTGGCGGTCAACATCCAGGTGGTGGCCGAGGCGGTGGTCTTCCTGGAGAACGCGGGGGTGGACCTGCCGGCCGCGCTGGACGTACTCGCGGGCGGGCTGGCCGGCTCCACGGTGCTGAACCGCAAGAAGGCCAACATGGTCGAGCGCCAGTTCGCCCCGGGCTTCCGGATCGACCTGCACCACAAGGACATGGGCATCGTCACCGCCGCCGCGCGCGCGGTCGAGGCGCCGCTGCCGGTCGGCTCGCTGGTCGCCCAGCTGGTCGCCTCGGCCAGGGCCAACGGTGACGGCTCGCTGGACCACTCGGCCCTGCTGCGCGGCGTGGAGCGCCTGGCGGGCCGCGAGGTGAAGTAG
- a CDS encoding glycerate kinase, protein MPATPTQGHVVVAPDKFKGTLEGAEVAARLAAGIRRVVPGVEVRELPVADGGEGTLAAALAAGFTRIPVKVAGPTGLPVDAAIAVKGATAVVELAQASGLARLPGGRTAPLAAGSFGVGQLIARAVGLGAKRIVLGLGGSACTDGGAGMVQALGVGLYDAGGGELPPGGAALRRLHRLDLGALADTLNGVEIVVACDVDNPLLGPRGATAVYGPQKGAEGAELLVLEEGLTRWAEVVGASIGADFRQAPGAGAAGGVGFAALALLGATMRPGIELLLELLGFDEAVRGARLVVTGEGCLDAQTLHGKAPAGVAAAAAGAGVPVAAVAGRLELAENQWRRAGFVAAYALTDLAEQPGDSITKAAELAEVAGERLARDLLAGR, encoded by the coding sequence ATGCCCGCCACCCCCACTCAGGGCCACGTGGTCGTAGCTCCCGACAAGTTCAAGGGCACCCTGGAGGGCGCCGAGGTCGCCGCGCGCCTGGCCGCCGGCATCCGCCGGGTGGTGCCCGGCGTCGAGGTCCGCGAGCTGCCGGTGGCCGACGGCGGCGAGGGCACCCTGGCCGCCGCGCTGGCGGCCGGCTTCACCCGGATCCCGGTCAAGGTGGCCGGGCCGACCGGCCTGCCGGTGGACGCCGCGATCGCCGTCAAGGGCGCGACCGCCGTGGTCGAGCTCGCCCAGGCCTCCGGCCTCGCCCGGCTGCCCGGTGGGCGCACCGCCCCGCTGGCGGCCGGCTCCTTCGGGGTCGGCCAGCTGATCGCACGTGCCGTCGGCCTGGGTGCCAAGCGCATCGTGCTGGGGCTGGGCGGCAGTGCCTGCACCGATGGGGGCGCGGGCATGGTCCAGGCGCTCGGTGTCGGCCTGTACGACGCCGGGGGCGGCGAACTGCCGCCGGGCGGTGCGGCCCTGCGCCGGCTGCACCGCCTCGATCTGGGCGCGCTGGCCGACACGCTGAACGGCGTCGAGATCGTGGTCGCCTGCGACGTGGACAACCCGCTGCTCGGCCCGCGCGGCGCCACCGCCGTCTACGGCCCGCAGAAGGGCGCGGAGGGCGCGGAGTTGCTGGTGCTGGAGGAAGGCCTGACCCGCTGGGCCGAGGTGGTCGGTGCGAGCATCGGCGCGGACTTCCGGCAGGCTCCCGGCGCCGGGGCGGCCGGCGGGGTCGGCTTCGCCGCCCTGGCGCTGCTCGGCGCCACCATGCGGCCCGGCATCGAGCTGCTGCTCGAACTGCTGGGTTTCGACGAGGCCGTGCGTGGGGCACGCCTGGTCGTGACCGGTGAGGGTTGCCTGGACGCGCAGACGCTCCATGGCAAGGCCCCCGCCGGAGTTGCCGCCGCGGCCGCCGGGGCGGGGGTTCCGGTGGCCGCGGTGGCCGGTCGCCTCGAACTGGCCGAGAACCAGTGGCGGCGGGCCGGTTTCGTGGCCGCGTACGCGCTCACCGACCTGGCCGAGCAGCCGGGCGACAGCATCACCAAGGCCGCCGAGCTGGCCGAGGTGGCGGGGGAGCGGCTGGCGCGGGACCTGCTCGCGGGCCGCTGA
- the allB gene encoding allantoinase AllB has translation MQQFGPQHTSTAVIRSRRVVLPDGERPADVLVRAGRIERIAAHGSLAIDGAELTDLGEHALLPGLVDTHVHVNEPGRTEWEGFATATRAAAAGGVTTIIDMPLNSIPPTTTVAGLAAKRQIAEGQAWVDLGFWGGAVPGNAGDLEPLHQAGVFGFKSFLSPSGVEEFPHLEQPELEVALAEQARIGALAIIHAEDPAVLDAAPQVPGVHYRDYLASRPDDSESVAVARLLDTARRTGARVHILHVSSAAVLPLLAQARADGVRVTAETCPHYLTLAAEEVPDGDTAFKCCPPIRDESNRDRLWAALAAGEFIGVVSDHSPSTPDLKQLQKYGGSGDFAAAWGGIASLQLGLPAIWTEARRRGHTLGDVVRWMASGPASLVALEGTKGAIAVGHDADLVAFDPDAEFAVDPAELHHRNPVTPYAGKKLTGRVITTWLRGRVVDVQAAPFGRQILRNR, from the coding sequence ATGCAGCAGTTCGGCCCCCAGCACACATCGACTGCGGTGATCCGCTCCCGTCGTGTGGTCCTCCCCGACGGCGAGCGCCCGGCGGACGTGCTGGTGCGAGCGGGCCGGATCGAGCGGATCGCCGCCCACGGCTCACTCGCCATCGACGGTGCCGAGCTCACCGACCTGGGCGAGCACGCGCTGCTGCCCGGCCTGGTCGACACCCACGTGCACGTCAACGAGCCGGGTCGCACCGAGTGGGAGGGCTTCGCCACCGCCACCCGGGCCGCCGCGGCCGGCGGGGTCACCACGATCATCGACATGCCGCTCAACTCCATACCCCCGACCACCACGGTCGCGGGCCTGGCGGCCAAGCGGCAGATCGCCGAGGGGCAGGCCTGGGTCGACCTCGGCTTCTGGGGCGGCGCGGTACCCGGCAACGCCGGTGACCTCGAACCGCTGCACCAGGCCGGGGTGTTCGGCTTCAAGAGCTTCCTGTCGCCGTCCGGTGTCGAGGAGTTCCCGCACCTGGAGCAGCCCGAGCTCGAGGTCGCGCTCGCCGAGCAGGCCCGGATCGGGGCGCTGGCGATCATCCACGCCGAGGACCCGGCGGTGCTGGACGCCGCGCCGCAGGTCCCCGGCGTGCACTACCGCGACTACCTGGCCTCGCGGCCCGACGACTCCGAGTCGGTGGCCGTGGCCCGACTGCTGGACACCGCCCGGCGCACCGGCGCCCGGGTGCACATCCTGCACGTCTCCTCGGCCGCCGTGCTCCCGCTGCTGGCCCAGGCCCGCGCCGACGGCGTGCGGGTCACCGCCGAGACCTGCCCGCACTACCTGACGCTGGCCGCCGAGGAGGTGCCGGACGGCGACACCGCCTTCAAGTGCTGCCCGCCGATCCGCGACGAGTCCAACCGCGACCGGCTCTGGGCGGCGCTGGCGGCCGGCGAGTTCATCGGGGTCGTCTCCGACCACTCGCCGTCCACCCCGGATCTGAAGCAGCTTCAGAAGTACGGTGGCAGTGGCGACTTCGCCGCCGCCTGGGGTGGGATCGCCTCGCTCCAGCTCGGCCTGCCGGCGATCTGGACCGAAGCCCGCCGACGCGGCCACACGTTGGGCGACGTGGTCCGCTGGATGGCGAGCGGCCCCGCCTCGCTGGTCGCGCTGGAGGGGACCAAGGGCGCGATCGCGGTGGGGCACGACGCCGACCTGGTCGCCTTCGATCCGGACGCCGAATTCGCCGTCGATCCAGCCGAGTTGCACCACCGCAACCCGGTCACGCCGTACGCGGGCAAGAAGTTGACCGGTCGGGTGATCACCACCTGGCTGCGCGGACGGGTGGTGGACGTGCAGGCCGCCCCGTTCGGCAGGCAGATCCTACGTAACCGCTGA
- the alc gene encoding allantoicase, which yields MSDSQTPAAPFTELVNLASRLLGAGVVATNEDTFADAENLLVAQPAEFRPHTFGHKGQIMDGWESKRRRGVSAEQPHPTDQDHDWTIVRLGVAGRIHGVIVDTAHFTGNYPESGSVQAASIPGIPSVQELAAAQWTDVVPRTALRGDTAHEFAVQDPTRYTHVRLNIWPDGGVARLRVYGEVLPDPRELDGLTFDLAAQEYGGVAEAASDRYFSSPHNLNAPGRASVMGEGWETRRRRDKANDWVQIALAGGGEVLAVEVDTTHFVANAPGWADLVGYDASAGGEPVADPDGWFEILPRTRLEPDTRHRLRLASSAPNAGRPATHVRLNVYPDGGVARLRLTGRLTEAGRAALALRWFNALPATEAATALTEAGLTEAEAGELAAARPLAAPAEVGAAVTALRPADGPDGTETSRRAAAIWRLLGV from the coding sequence ATGAGTGACAGTCAGACCCCGGCCGCTCCCTTCACCGAGCTGGTCAACCTCGCCTCCCGGCTGCTGGGCGCCGGAGTGGTGGCCACCAACGAGGACACCTTCGCGGACGCGGAGAACCTGCTGGTCGCCCAGCCCGCCGAGTTCCGGCCGCACACCTTCGGCCACAAGGGCCAGATCATGGACGGCTGGGAGAGCAAGCGCCGGCGCGGTGTCAGCGCCGAGCAGCCGCACCCCACCGACCAGGACCACGACTGGACGATCGTGCGCCTCGGCGTGGCCGGGCGGATCCACGGCGTGATCGTGGACACCGCGCACTTCACCGGTAACTACCCCGAGAGCGGCTCGGTGCAGGCGGCCTCGATACCCGGCATCCCCTCCGTGCAGGAGCTGGCCGCGGCCCAGTGGACCGACGTAGTACCGCGCACCGCGCTGCGCGGCGACACCGCGCACGAGTTCGCGGTCCAGGACCCGACCCGCTACACCCATGTGCGGCTCAACATCTGGCCGGACGGCGGGGTCGCCCGGTTGCGGGTGTACGGCGAGGTGCTGCCCGACCCGCGCGAACTCGACGGGCTGACCTTCGACCTGGCGGCGCAGGAGTACGGCGGGGTGGCCGAGGCCGCCTCCGACCGGTACTTCTCCTCCCCGCACAACCTGAACGCTCCCGGTCGCGCCTCCGTCATGGGCGAGGGCTGGGAGACCCGGCGTCGGCGCGACAAGGCCAACGACTGGGTGCAGATCGCCCTGGCCGGGGGCGGCGAGGTGCTGGCCGTCGAGGTGGACACCACCCACTTCGTGGCCAACGCTCCCGGCTGGGCCGACCTGGTGGGGTACGACGCCTCGGCGGGCGGGGAACCCGTCGCCGATCCCGACGGCTGGTTCGAGATCCTGCCGCGCACCAGGCTCGAGCCCGACACCCGGCACCGGCTGCGGCTCGCCTCCAGCGCCCCGAACGCCGGCCGCCCGGCCACCCACGTACGGCTGAACGTCTACCCGGACGGCGGCGTGGCCCGGCTGCGGCTGACCGGCCGGCTCACCGAGGCGGGGCGCGCCGCGCTCGCGCTGCGCTGGTTCAACGCGCTCCCGGCCACCGAGGCCGCCACGGCGCTGACCGAGGCCGGCCTGACCGAGGCCGAGGCGGGTGAGCTGGCGGCGGCCCGTCCGCTGGCCGCGCCCGCCGAGGTCGGCGCGGCGGTGACCGCACTGCGTCCGGCCGACGGGCCCGACGGCACCGAGACCTCGCGGCGGGCCGCCGCGATCTGGCGCCTGCTGGGCGTCTGA